In Oryza brachyantha chromosome 2, ObraRS2, whole genome shotgun sequence, a single window of DNA contains:
- the LOC107303717 gene encoding uncharacterized protein LOC107303717 — protein MESTLLPDDLLANVLGRLPPCSLAASRCVCKGWLAVVDDRRLLLPRRLDGFFFSGLLVQSEHNFFSPPSVARRVGGGNLDFLDTSDPSHDDLRILDHCNGLLLFNERVANPATRQWMDIPAPPPSPCCRTTGLGTSDCLVYDPMVSPHHFEVFSVPLIPDSVFHESKKLDPHGDDAKKFVEESSGWPLSSSSSCTTHVFSSRKWRWEERSFVRRQQTAGQPIADEETIADLDFWPNQFQRHAIYLKGAIYVHCKNNSLMRIALSNDTYQMIRSPARSKIADDDKGAFHLGKSEKGVYFALLWDDNNLPRFRVWLLNESSSPSCGGHMEWVLKTNISLEAVIDNSKITNDDSFRTPWIVNYVTDEARRRLQEDENLDWDYENGTILGSKNKKNRIWFDNIVFFLGFHPYKQIAFFWVHCSRAVSYHLNTSKVQELGALSHVVDITQSFPYTPCWIKLFENNS, from the exons ATGGAGTCGACACTACTACCCGATGACTTGCTGGCCAACGTCCTGGGCCGCCTCCCGCCGTGCAGCCTGGCCGCGTCGCGCTGCGTCTGCAAGGGctggctcgccgtcgtcgacgaccgGCGCCTgctcctccctcgccgcctcgaCGGCTTCTTCTTCAGTGGCCTGCTCGTCCAAAGCGAGCACAACTTCTTCTCGCCACCCTCCGTGGCGCGgcgggtcggcggcggcaacctCGACTTCCTCGACACCTCGGACCCCTCGCACGACGACCTCCGGATCCTGGACCACTGCAACGGCCTGCTCCTGTTCAACGAGCGGGTGGCCAACCCGGCCACGCGCCAATGGATGGACATCcctgccccgccgccgtcgccatgctgCCGGACTACGGGCTTGGGCACAAGCGATTGCCTCGTGTACGATCCCATGGTGTCGCCTCACCACTTCGAGGTATTCTCCGTCCCCCTGATCCCCGACAGCGTCTTCCACGAAAGCAAGAAACTGGATccccacggcgacgacgccaaGAAGTTCGTCGAGGAGTCGTCGGGGTGGccgctctcgtcgtcgtcgtcgtgcacGACGCACGTCTTCTCCTCGAGGAAGTGGAGGTGGGAGGAGAGGTCATTTGTCCGCCGCCAACAAACTGCTGGACAACCTATTGCCGATGAGGAGACCATTGCTGACCTGGACTTCTGGCCCAACCAGTTCCAACGCCATGCCATTTATTTGAAGGGAGCAATTTATGTGCATTGCAAAAATAATTCTCTCATGAg AATAGCCCTATCGAATGACACGTATCAGATGATCAGATCGCCAGCGAGGAGCAAAATTGCTGATGATGACAAGGGTGCTTTTCACTTGGGAAAATCGGAGAAAGGAGTCTACTTTGCGTTGCtttgggatgacaataatttgCCGCGATTTCGAGTCTGGTTACTCAATgaatcatcatcaccatcatgCGGTGGCCACATGGAGTGGGTGTTGAAGACTAATATCAGCCTTGAAGCAGTTATAGATAATTCAAAAATTACCAATGATGATAGTTTTAGAACACCATGGATCGTTAACTATGTGACCGATGAAGCAAGACGCCGGTTACAAGAAGATGAGAATCTCGATTGGGACTACGAAAATGGCACCATCCTTGGAAGCAAAAATAAGAAGAACAGAATATGGTTTGATAATATAGTGTTCTTCCTTGGGTTTCATCCTTACAAACAGATTGCTTTCTTTTGGGTCCACTGTTCAAGAGCAGTATCTTATCATTTGAATACATCAAAGGTTCAAGAGCTGGGTGCCCTATCTCACGTAGTTGATATAACACAGTCATTTCCATACACACCATGCTGGATCAAGTTATTCGAAAACAATAGTTAG